The nucleotide window TTATAAACTTTCGCTTGCCGATTCCTCGGCCGGCAAAGATAAAGAACCATCCATCACCCTTACGTACAAAGAACTTTCTTTTTCAACCGAGACGGTCGCAGCCAACAATCTCAGGATCGACAAAATATCCGTTTTTTCTAAACCAACAAACGTTCCGAAAAGCTTCGATTTTATGATGGTAAGCGGTTTTTCCTCAATGCAAGACGAGGCCGGCAACACGGTTATTATTTTCAAGCCGCATGTGCCTATCGAAACAATCTCTTTCGACGTCATGTGGCCGGCATATTACTATCGAAACGTTAAAATTTACTCGACCGATTCAACAAAACCGGAAAACTTCAGTCTAAACAGTTCTACGGCAATCTATAATTTTCCGCTTTTCGAAGGCCAAAGCACTCAGAAATCCGTGCCGTTAAACGGTTTATGGCGCCGCTATCTGAAAATAGTCATAGAAAACGGCGATAACCCGCCGCTTTCGATAAACGCGCTGCGAGTCGGCTGGACAGGGCGTAATCTTTATTTTTTCGCGGATTCACCGTCTTTTACATATAAATTCGGGGTCGGTGGCGAAGGATTCAAAAAACCCGTCTACGAAACCGAGAAAATGATCAACAGCGACAATATCGATTCGTTACATCCAATAGAGCTCGAACTGTCAACGCTTACAAAAAATACCGCATATTCCGCCATAACTCCGGCTGCGGCCTTTCGCGAGTCTTATGAGAAAACAATCTTAACTGTTATTATTGCGATACTGCTTATCGTGATTACCGGCTGGATATACAGGATAATAAAGCACTCTAATCCCCGTTCATAAGTTAAACCCGTAGCCGCTCTTTTATTTTCCGATACAAAAGTTGGAGAATATGTTATCTAATATTTCTTCCGGCGTTGTCTCGCCGGTTATCTCACCTAGCGCGTCCAGCGCTGCCTTTATCTCGAACGCAATAAGCTCGGTAGCGCCGTTATCGTCAATGAGTTTTAGAGCCCTTGAAAGCGCTGCCATTGCTTTTTCAACGGCTGTCTTCTCCCTTAACGTTGTTATGACCTCTCCGGCCTCTGCCTCAAAAAACATCTCGCCGCCCTGCCCTGCGGCCGCGCATATTGCGTCCTCGAGTTCCTTTAATCCCTCATTCTTTGTTGCCGACAGAAGAACTATCTTATCGGTTATTTTCCCAAATACCATTTGCCCGTCTTGAAGACATTTTCTCTTATCGCCTATTGTGTCCACCTTATTCAAGATAACGATTGTCCTGCCTTCTGTTTTTAACGACTTTATGGTTTCCGTATCTTTTGCAAACTCTGTTGCATCGGCACTGCCGTCCGTTACGTAAAGAATTATACCGGCATTCTTTGCTTTTTCTTTTGCCCGCTCTATACCAACCGACTCGACCTTGCCTGCTCCTTCGCGTATCCCTGCCGTATCCGCAAGCCGTATGCCAATGCCGCGTATAACGACCATTTCCTCGATAACGTCCCTTGTGGTCCCTGGTTCTGCCGTAACAATAGCTCTTTCTTCCCTCAAAAGAAGATTCAAAAGGCTCGATTTCCCGGCATTAGGCCTGCCGAGTATGACGGTCCTCACGCCTTCTTTTAGCGCAACCCCTGCCTTATACCCAAGCGTTATATATTCAAGATTTTTTTCTATGCTCTTAATGGATTTTTCGAGTTCAACCTTGTTTATTTCCCTTACATCCCCTTCATCCGGAAAATCAAGCTCAGCATCGAGCCTGCTAATAACGTCAATTAACGGGCCCTTGGCCAAATTTATCTTTCTTGAGAGCCCGCCCTCGAGCCTTCCCCTGGCATTTCTCAAAGCAGCCACGGAAGACGCATTTATCAGGTCGCTTACAGCTGCAGCCTGCCCAAGGTCGATTCGATTATTAAGGAATGCCCGCTTGGTGAACTCCCCAGGCAAAGCAAGCCTTGCGCCCTGCTTTAATACCGCTTCGAGCGCAAGCCTGACTATCAGCACGCCACCGTGGCAGTGAAACTCAACCGTATCTTCGCCCGTATATGTCTTAGGGCCTTTCAGGTAAACAAAAAATACGTCGTCGATAGTCTCGCCTTTTTCCGAGACCATGCGGCCGTAATACATCTTCGCATGTTCGTATGTCTGGATTTTACTCTGGGAACAAAAAACCCCGGAACCTATGTCCAGGGCATTTGGGCCGCTTATCCTTATAATTGCAACACCGGCGCTACCTGGCGCCGTTGCAATAGCGGCTATTGTGTCTTCGATTGGCATTGCGTTATCTTCGAAAGCAAAAAAACAGCGCCGGTTTTATCGTCATTTCCAAGCTTATGCGGGTTTCGGTTTTTTCTTGAATAACGTTATTTCATCCTTATACAGATGGTACTGCTGGGCAATGGAAAGAAGATTGTTTATGAACCAGTAGAGAACGAGGCCGGATGGCATCTTTAAAAATACAAAGGTCAATACTATGGGCAAAAACAGCATGATTTTTTCCTGCATCGGTTCCATGACCGTTGGCGTAAGTTTTTGCAAAACAAACATGCTAAGACCCATAAGTACAGGGGTCACATAATAAGGGTCGTGCACCGAAAGGTCCTGCAGCCACAGAGCAAACGGCGCCTGCCTCAATTCTATGGCCACGTACAAAACCTCATAAAGCGCGATGAATACCGGTATCTGCAAAAGCATGGGCAGACATCCGCCGGCCGGACTAAGCGGGCTCATCTTATGGCGTTTATAGAGTTCCATTATTTCGGCGTTCAGCTTGACCTTATCGTTCTTGAATTTTTCCCTTATGGCCATCATTTCCGGATGCATGCGTTTCATGTCTTTCATGGAATTCATGCTTATCTTGGTAAGCGGATAGAAAAGTATCTTTATTATTACCGTAAGCACTATGATGGCGAGACCGTAATTCTTGAGATATTTCTCGAAAAAGTTCAAAACCGCGAGCGCGGGCTTTGCCATAAACGAAAACATGCCGAATTCGATTGCATCGTCAAGAAGCCGTTTTTCGTCGGCAAGCATGTTAAATTCCTTGGGCCCGACGTATAACCTGGATGTAAACGTTACTGCGGTCGAAGGATTAAGCTCCAGATTGGACCCTATGGTAAGCCGCGCCTGGCCTGCCATCGGTATGGTGCTTCTCCAAAACCGCTTTTCGCCCTTTTCCGGGAGAAGAGCGGAGAGAAAATACTTTTCCTCTATTCCTATCCAATCGAGCGAATCAACGCCTTTTAAATCAGCTTCCTTACTTTCATGTATATCCTGTCTTACAACTTCATTGTTTATCATCCAGAGCGGGCCTTGATGAAAATACGGTTTTTCCTCGGCCTCGTATGTTCCGGAAAACTCCGTAAAATAACCGCCACTTATAATTCCTTTGCCGGTGTTTGTTATGGTAGATTTTATGTCTGCCGTATATGTATCGCCAAAAAACGTTATTATTCTTTCGACCTTTACTCCGGAAGACGTTATGGCCTTTAAAATTATTTCTTTTGTCTCATTTTGTTCAAGTACCAGTTTTTCCGTCGACAAAGTAAACACCAGTGTTTCGAACTTGTCGTTTATTACCAGTTCTTCGCTAAGATGAGGTCTGCGACCAAAGGACTTGGCAATTTCCACGGCTTCGCTGGAACCATCATTTCTTTTGGTAGAATATGTTTTCAGCTTCCAGCTCTTGATAGCGCCATTGACATTGCTTATAACAGCCGTATATAACGGCGTTTCGATAGTTGTAAGAACTTCTTTTATGGTTGGCGCCTGAGGTGTTGCCTGCGCCGGTTTTTGTATTGCACCACCTGGTTCCGTGGACACAATACTTTTTTCTTTTGTGGAGACCGCGGCATTCGGCGTTTCTGTTGTTGCAACAGGCGCTTCCTGGGCCGGCTTTGCGTATTGCGGGAAAAATTTGGCAAGAATAATGGGATATAAAATCAAAATACCCAATCCAAGCACTATGGCGAGTATAAATCTTTTGGTTTCCGGTTGCATTAGATTCCGTTTCCTTTTTTATAGGAACTTTTCTATGGTTCCTATTTTTATTTTTTTATTCTTACGGCAATTTTTTCGGGCACGGGATCCGGGCCTCCGGCTGCAAACGGATTGCAGCGCAGAATGCGCCACAAACCAAGCGCTGAGCCTATTAACGGTCCGTGCTTTTCGACCGCTTCGTCCGTATAACACGAACAGGACGGATGATATTTACACGCGCCGCCAAGATATGGAGATAACAGGGCCTTATACAAAAAAATTCCGGCCTTTATGGAAAATGCCGCCGGATACGCGATAAACCGCATCGTCATGCTTATTTCAGTTTTCTTTGGCACGCAATTTTTCAAATGGCTTTTTCTCGAGGAAAACCGCATTGATTTCGTCGAGGTTTTGAACGCATTTTCTGGCGACTATCAGTATATCCGTTGTTTCCGGAAAAACCGTTTTGTGCGTCCTGAAAAATTCACGTAATATCCGTTTGGTTTTATTTCTTTTTGCAGCAGAACCAAGATGTTTTCCGACTGCCAAACCGAGCCGCTTGATACCGATATCGTTTTTAAGAACGTATAGGGTAAGCGGCTCTACGGAGATTTTTTTTCCCGTCTTGCGTACCTTTAGAAATTCCGCGTTTTTACGAAGCCGTTCTTCCTTTGTAAAAGTTTGCGCGGACACGTTTATGAAAAGCTACTTATTTTTGCTGACTGTTACGGATAAGCGCTTTCTTCCCTTGGTACGTCTTCTCTTGATGACTTTTTTACCGCCGGCCGTGGCCATTCTTTTTAAAAAGCCGTGGGTTCTCTTTCTCTTCTTTTTTCCGGGTTTATATGTCGGTTGCATTTTTTCTTTTCCTTCCTTGTTATAGCCTCATGGGCATTATTATACAGAGATAATCTTTGTTTTCCGCACCGCAAAGCGTTGCCGGGCTTAATGCGTCTTTCAGGGTTATTTCGACCAGTTCTTCGTTTATGGCGCCAAGGGCGTCTACAAAATATTTTGCATTAAATGCTATTTCTATATCCTGGGCGCCGTACTCTGCCTCGAGCTCTTCTGTCGCATCGC belongs to Deltaproteobacteria bacterium and includes:
- the mnmE gene encoding tRNA uridine-5-carboxymethylaminomethyl(34) synthesis GTPase MnmE: MPIEDTIAAIATAPGSAGVAIIRISGPNALDIGSGVFCSQSKIQTYEHAKMYYGRMVSEKGETIDDVFFVYLKGPKTYTGEDTVEFHCHGGVLIVRLALEAVLKQGARLALPGEFTKRAFLNNRIDLGQAAAVSDLINASSVAALRNARGRLEGGLSRKINLAKGPLIDVISRLDAELDFPDEGDVREINKVELEKSIKSIEKNLEYITLGYKAGVALKEGVRTVILGRPNAGKSSLLNLLLREERAIVTAEPGTTRDVIEEMVVIRGIGIRLADTAGIREGAGKVESVGIERAKEKAKNAGIILYVTDGSADATEFAKDTETIKSLKTEGRTIVILNKVDTIGDKRKCLQDGQMVFGKITDKIVLLSATKNEGLKELEDAICAAAGQGGEMFFEAEAGEVITTLREKTAVEKAMAALSRALKLIDDNGATELIAFEIKAALDALGEITGETTPEEILDNIFSNFCIGK
- the yidC gene encoding membrane protein insertase YidC, whose product is MQPETKRFILAIVLGLGILILYPIILAKFFPQYAKPAQEAPVATTETPNAAVSTKEKSIVSTEPGGAIQKPAQATPQAPTIKEVLTTIETPLYTAVISNVNGAIKSWKLKTYSTKRNDGSSEAVEIAKSFGRRPHLSEELVINDKFETLVFTLSTEKLVLEQNETKEIILKAITSSGVKVERIITFFGDTYTADIKSTITNTGKGIISGGYFTEFSGTYEAEEKPYFHQGPLWMINNEVVRQDIHESKEADLKGVDSLDWIGIEEKYFLSALLPEKGEKRFWRSTIPMAGQARLTIGSNLELNPSTAVTFTSRLYVGPKEFNMLADEKRLLDDAIEFGMFSFMAKPALAVLNFFEKYLKNYGLAIIVLTVIIKILFYPLTKISMNSMKDMKRMHPEMMAIREKFKNDKVKLNAEIMELYKRHKMSPLSPAGGCLPMLLQIPVFIALYEVLYVAIELRQAPFALWLQDLSVHDPYYVTPVLMGLSMFVLQKLTPTVMEPMQEKIMLFLPIVLTFVFLKMPSGLVLYWFINNLLSIAQQYHLYKDEITLFKKKPKPA
- the yidD gene encoding membrane protein insertion efficiency factor YidD, with the protein product MRFIAYPAAFSIKAGIFLYKALLSPYLGGACKYHPSCSCYTDEAVEKHGPLIGSALGLWRILRCNPFAAGGPDPVPEKIAVRIKK
- the rpmH gene encoding 50S ribosomal protein L34; protein product: MQPTYKPGKKKRKRTHGFLKRMATAGGKKVIKRRRTKGRKRLSVTVSKNK